Proteins encoded by one window of Candidatus Sumerlaea chitinivorans:
- a CDS encoding Minus agglutinin has protein sequence MERNRWPRSRRREVAKSPTFAFDDRKKDEPAMSMRTYVIGVLLLATPLVWGQSPRLTPRGSEVRPYPAPAVTPLPAGGVVGPYNAGLAAAAPVGTPYLRSPAFAGPPIIYMPQTVTRVLVPGSTPYPSNVLPATQYAYASAPFLRTDIYVNLPYGTFYWPQGFAGVQPVAPSLPPYVEAPATAIMSAQSSYAAQRYMTLPPAQAGEQAIAVAPAATPATEMVLVPTPEPAPTPTPAPPAPTPAKTAEVSPFAPEAQMPALTPAVPVAPTPTPAGQLPPSLGMLPPLSQAVMPPPAPQAPSGGTGGPEIIVDDKTPGGLILDPPDAWRTSVNVADSHEGGSLIAPVDGKPAKATFVADVPEDGEYEIYLWWTASQASFRPTEVPVTVYTASGPVQAKVDQTKGPKMWNLVGKYSLKAGQKQNILTISTEGLPASQTQFVSVDAMKLVKVKP, from the coding sequence GTGGAGAGAAACCGTTGGCCACGAAGCAGACGTAGGGAGGTCGCGAAGAGCCCCACGTTTGCCTTTGATGACAGAAAAAAGGATGAGCCCGCGATGAGCATGAGAACGTATGTGATTGGAGTGCTGCTTTTGGCCACCCCGTTGGTGTGGGGACAGTCGCCGAGACTAACCCCTCGGGGGAGTGAAGTGCGTCCTTATCCAGCCCCTGCTGTGACGCCTCTGCCGGCAGGCGGAGTCGTTGGCCCTTATAACGCAGGGCTTGCCGCTGCGGCGCCTGTCGGGACTCCCTATCTTCGTTCCCCAGCTTTTGCCGGACCTCCGATCATTTATATGCCTCAAACAGTGACGCGGGTGCTTGTCCCCGGCTCAACCCCCTATCCCTCAAACGTGCTACCTGCCACGCAGTATGCGTACGCCTCCGCGCCCTTCTTGCGAACAGATATCTACGTGAACTTGCCTTACGGCACATTCTATTGGCCGCAGGGTTTTGCTGGCGTTCAGCCCGTTGCACCGAGTTTACCGCCCTACGTGGAAGCGCCTGCAACTGCGATCATGTCTGCGCAAAGTAGCTATGCAGCTCAGCGCTACATGACTTTACCGCCTGCTCAGGCAGGGGAGCAAGCGATTGCGGTCGCCCCGGCTGCAACCCCTGCGACGGAAATGGTGCTGGTGCCTACGCCGGAGCCCGCACCCACCCCAACACCGGCCCCGCCGGCTCCGACTCCGGCCAAGACTGCGGAGGTCAGCCCATTTGCTCCTGAAGCGCAAATGCCCGCTCTGACCCCTGCCGTTCCTGTGGCGCCCACGCCGACGCCTGCAGGTCAACTTCCACCGTCTTTGGGCATGCTTCCGCCCCTCAGCCAAGCCGTCATGCCTCCGCCGGCGCCGCAGGCACCGAGCGGCGGCACGGGCGGGCCGGAGATCATCGTGGATGATAAAACGCCCGGCGGTCTGATTCTGGACCCGCCAGACGCGTGGAGAACTTCTGTGAACGTGGCGGATTCCCATGAGGGTGGGTCGCTCATCGCGCCAGTGGACGGCAAGCCGGCAAAGGCCACGTTTGTGGCCGACGTGCCTGAGGATGGTGAGTATGAGATCTATCTATGGTGGACCGCCTCGCAAGCCTCATTTCGCCCGACCGAGGTGCCGGTGACCGTGTACACAGCCAGTGGTCCAGTCCAAGCTAAAGTAGACCAGACGAAGGGTCCAAAGATGTGGAATCTGGTCGGGAAGTATTCGCTCAAGGCTGGGCAGAAACAGAATATCCTCACAATTTCGACTGAAGGGCTTCCGGCTAGTCAGACCCAGTTTGTCTCGGTGGATGCAATGAAACTCGTAAAGGTGAAGCCATGA
- a CDS encoding Glycosyl transferase, group 1 has protein sequence MTHNLPERGSYFRAWEIARRLAARGHEVDFGHISEHKKYRPHIHELPCERGQLRRIEFPNRTIINERQEGWGIFDLGWRCARVLRHKYDLVYAFSHKPDCLLPALVSRLHGSALVLDWSDWWSGPEGLYQFCVLGSASFRSLPRPIRWARRAVFAVEQIIEPRAWRLADCLTLISHEFLSHPLVERHALWEKSIVLHSGAPLDAIVPQPKGEARQRIGLELPPDAIVLGYVANFHTDEQLLLEAFARALQRHQELYLLVVGSDFESMTPELHEQTRGRIHHMGRRPFSQIGDYLAAADVLLLPLTNIALNRARYPHKLSDYVAAGRPIVACDVGETGRLLKRYQIGMLTEPTARGFAHGIQSMLSARSQWEQMGKDVRRAAEEHFNWDHLCQRLFGFLETRLHLSF, from the coding sequence TTGACCCACAACTTACCCGAGCGCGGAAGCTATTTCCGCGCATGGGAGATTGCGCGTCGTCTGGCTGCACGCGGCCACGAGGTGGACTTCGGCCATATCAGCGAGCATAAAAAGTACCGTCCTCACATCCATGAGTTGCCCTGTGAGCGCGGTCAGCTTCGGCGGATCGAATTCCCTAACCGTACCATAATCAATGAACGTCAAGAAGGGTGGGGGATTTTTGATCTTGGCTGGCGGTGTGCCCGCGTCTTGCGCCACAAGTATGATCTGGTGTACGCGTTTTCGCACAAACCCGATTGCTTGTTGCCAGCGCTCGTGTCCCGGCTCCACGGCTCGGCGCTGGTGTTAGATTGGAGTGACTGGTGGAGTGGCCCAGAAGGTCTGTATCAGTTTTGTGTTCTTGGGTCTGCTTCCTTTCGCTCGCTTCCGCGTCCGATTCGCTGGGCGCGGAGGGCGGTCTTTGCCGTGGAGCAGATCATCGAGCCCCGCGCGTGGCGGCTTGCCGACTGCCTCACTTTGATCTCCCATGAGTTCCTTAGTCATCCTTTGGTGGAGCGCCATGCCCTTTGGGAGAAATCCATTGTCCTTCACAGTGGTGCCCCCCTTGACGCCATCGTCCCGCAACCTAAAGGCGAGGCCCGCCAGCGGATCGGCCTTGAGCTGCCGCCTGACGCTATCGTGCTCGGATACGTCGCCAACTTCCATACGGACGAGCAACTTTTGCTCGAGGCATTTGCACGTGCGCTTCAGCGGCATCAGGAACTTTACCTATTAGTGGTTGGCAGCGATTTTGAGTCCATGACGCCAGAACTCCACGAGCAGACCCGCGGTCGCATCCATCACATGGGGCGGCGCCCCTTCAGCCAAATCGGGGATTACTTGGCAGCGGCCGATGTTTTACTACTTCCACTAACAAACATAGCCCTGAACCGAGCGCGTTATCCTCACAAGCTGAGCGATTACGTCGCAGCCGGTCGCCCAATCGTCGCGTGCGATGTAGGAGAAACGGGGCGGCTGTTGAAGCGCTATCAGATCGGAATGCTGACTGAGCCGACTGCCCGAGGATTTGCTCACGGAATTCAGAGCATGCTTTCTGCACGTTCGCAATGGGAACAGATGGGAAAGGACGTTCGTCGGGCAGCAGAAGAACACTTTAATTGGGACCACCTCTGCCAGCGACTGTTCGGGTTCCTCGAAACACGCCTTCATCTGAGCTTTTAG
- a CDS encoding UDP-N-acetylmuramoylalanyl-D-glutamyl-2,6-diaminopimelate--D-alanyl-D-alanine ligase gives MNISFTELAQFLGISSPSGNPEGKIATISTDTRTIQPGDCFVALRGVSFDGHNFVPQAVAGGAAALVAERYFPEFAHVPQFVVPNTLWALGEIARLWRNKLAHIPLVAVVGSNGKTTVKEMTANILATRYRTLSTQGNLNNLVGVPLTLFRLEPTHEAAVLELGMNQAGELERLVQITSPNVLVLTNITNAHVGMFGSLEGLYAAKTESLRAAPPTCKFVLNAEDELSQRATAEFAGNHPVVRFGVCPEADVRAECIEPLVPFGYRFVLVLPSGESTPVELRMFGRHNVANALAAAAVGALCGVTPQKIAEALASFQPASNRSEVEELNGWYLVKDYYNASPAAVEQALRSLAEFSVPGRRYAVLGDMMELGDLEEYYHTRVGETAAQSGLERLFTIGTRARTIHAAASRHGLPSEHFEEIDDLAKALKMQLRAGDLLLMKASRLMKLERLYDLLKGTKSN, from the coding sequence ATGAATATTTCGTTTACAGAATTGGCGCAATTCCTTGGCATCTCTTCGCCTTCTGGCAACCCCGAGGGTAAGATAGCCACAATTTCCACGGATACACGCACCATCCAACCCGGCGACTGTTTTGTGGCGCTTCGAGGAGTCTCTTTCGATGGCCACAACTTCGTCCCCCAAGCAGTTGCGGGAGGGGCTGCAGCGCTGGTGGCCGAGCGGTACTTTCCTGAATTCGCGCACGTGCCCCAGTTTGTTGTCCCAAACACGCTTTGGGCGTTGGGCGAAATTGCACGACTGTGGCGCAACAAACTTGCCCACATTCCTCTCGTAGCCGTCGTTGGCTCCAATGGCAAAACGACGGTGAAAGAAATGACGGCCAACATTCTCGCGACGCGTTATCGTACGCTCTCGACGCAGGGCAACCTCAACAATCTTGTGGGCGTTCCCCTCACTCTTTTCCGGTTGGAACCCACGCACGAGGCCGCCGTGCTCGAGCTTGGCATGAACCAAGCCGGAGAGCTGGAGCGTCTCGTGCAAATCACGAGCCCCAATGTGCTGGTGCTCACAAATATCACGAACGCTCACGTGGGGATGTTTGGATCCCTCGAAGGTCTGTATGCGGCGAAAACCGAGAGTTTGCGTGCTGCTCCGCCGACGTGCAAATTTGTGCTCAATGCTGAGGATGAACTCTCGCAGCGGGCGACAGCGGAATTTGCGGGGAATCATCCAGTGGTCCGCTTTGGAGTGTGCCCTGAAGCCGACGTCCGGGCTGAATGCATTGAGCCCCTTGTTCCCTTCGGCTATCGGTTCGTGCTCGTGTTGCCATCTGGGGAAAGCACGCCCGTCGAGCTCCGGATGTTCGGTCGCCACAACGTTGCCAATGCCTTAGCGGCTGCTGCTGTCGGAGCGCTTTGTGGTGTGACCCCGCAGAAGATCGCCGAAGCACTTGCGAGCTTCCAGCCGGCATCCAATCGCAGCGAGGTCGAGGAGCTCAACGGCTGGTACCTTGTGAAGGATTACTACAATGCCAGTCCTGCCGCGGTGGAACAGGCACTGCGCTCACTGGCGGAATTTTCGGTTCCGGGCCGGCGCTATGCAGTGCTGGGCGACATGATGGAGCTCGGCGATTTGGAAGAATACTATCACACGCGAGTAGGGGAGACCGCTGCGCAAAGCGGGCTTGAACGGCTGTTCACCATCGGTACGCGGGCGCGCACGATTCATGCCGCTGCCAGTCGTCACGGTTTGCCATCTGAGCATTTTGAGGAAATCGACGACCTTGCAAAGGCACTGAAAATGCAGTTGCGAGCCGGAGATTTGCTGCTCATGAAAGCCTCTCGGCTCATGAAACTTGAACGGCTCTATGACTTACTGAAAGGGACGAAATCGAACTGA
- a CDS encoding sensory box histidine kinase/response regulator — translation MKNLTAAAVLSEDFLEVTDSTCWNRLDAKAQASPHFAVFGQVHASEAFPAGSGHVLIGLISKEEAQAKPDTAFRELVKCVPPTISVGPATTLDSLISIFGDPAQRHVAVVDVNGHLAGVVTRGGVLQALLSALNQDPETTVPAEDLSWQLVTNLANACEASTAFQFMFRLLDEDTIDRSFLEKALNQLTRSVGARYGALTVIANNGEIEEFVYAGLTAEQASCIGHPPTGRGLLGAINQTAGVTHVSDISLDPRHTGFPDGHPHMQSMLAAPLRASGELVGRVYLCDKVNGEPFTEEDDALVRYFALVIANVVRRRRDELARIRLETEKDVLRSLTHQLLTVTSLHDIIQVLAHHTASLLGYHTFAYFEYDSYRSGLRLLFRQQSTTNPSTGRVLAEVADTIISCNETSLLEPLLACFAEPGDAVDSKIRQHIGLSAMERQCYLRVPLSHGGELVGVVVLISQSGHRYQPHHVAMLQSLLVPCTIAAIRVRREAENRMAQEKLEKAQTRYRAILRSTPHGLCMLTPNWEISFANHAFHMLFDPDLTTTHDVIGTSLEALFPVHEDFETFVAQAQAEMEKVGRYCCDTTLVCRSGAQIQVEISIVPLDPKRAEGGYVATFTDVTQRAIQTEALRRERDFSRMILDTANVLVFVVDRTGRIRRFNRSCEAVTGWRAEDVLGMNFIALFLRGDEDAALSSATLDEVLHALFPTNGELTLISRTGEPRVIRCKSSVQVDKDGQVAHVICIGEDLTESRREAADRRELGELAMALAPCQSVAEMAAELPFLLFRRWNISHVFLWSRDPFSFEFVLEAATLPQPLNDVMAVLSDLVKQDGLLTQLTAGDAILKRIREHADVASIASVLGDTKTTSPAILFIPLIVRDSLSAIVGILSPSCQHLTVRDLDYARRTGIVLARVYERLRTAETNNLLTAAVAQSPEAIVLTDRLWRVYYANPAFEGLIGQGTEKLLGRDIREILPPGDLPIENYKRYEESLHADRGVFENVCFHFPGRPAVDMRLGITPIYSPSGRLQYFRLSLIDLTRQLEMERLLQRSQRMEALGYLAGGIAHDFNNLLHIATGYTQLALRFANPNDAVREQLEGIQRVIRRGAALTNQLLTFSKAQIAEPALLDLSHQVEQSLQLIRRVIGEDIVVEADLAKDLPTVLLTPAHLDQVVMNLALNARDAMPSGGTLRITSELSFHGPPGREQDPASRWVVLSVSDTGLGMSPETLEHIFEPFFTTKGVGQGTGLGLSTVYGIVKQAGGEITVDSQLGKGTTFRVFLPVVEIAPNKSPADETVMPSPPPPEKEAITVLLVEDDPDVRALTRLMLLSRGYAVIPAENGRVALDMMSKMNGNVDIVLSDVVMPEMGGLEFGRVCRQLHPDLPFVYISGYPATEMEQLATVTPHFLAKPIEAEELDRKLRLALSLANF, via the coding sequence ATGAAAAATCTAACCGCTGCTGCAGTGCTTTCTGAAGACTTCCTCGAAGTCACGGACAGTACCTGCTGGAATAGGTTGGATGCAAAAGCGCAGGCCTCCCCCCACTTTGCTGTTTTCGGTCAGGTCCATGCCTCCGAAGCTTTTCCTGCCGGGTCAGGTCACGTCTTAATTGGCTTGATCTCGAAGGAGGAAGCACAAGCAAAGCCAGATACTGCTTTTCGCGAACTTGTAAAATGTGTGCCCCCCACCATTTCAGTGGGACCCGCAACTACCTTAGATTCACTTATCTCGATCTTTGGCGATCCCGCTCAGCGCCACGTGGCTGTCGTGGATGTAAATGGCCACCTTGCAGGTGTGGTGACACGTGGGGGAGTCTTGCAAGCACTTCTCTCTGCCCTAAATCAAGACCCAGAGACAACAGTTCCTGCGGAGGACCTAAGTTGGCAACTCGTGACAAACCTTGCGAATGCATGCGAAGCGTCCACCGCGTTTCAGTTCATGTTCAGGCTCCTTGACGAGGACACAATAGACCGTTCTTTTTTGGAAAAAGCACTGAATCAGCTTACCCGCAGCGTGGGCGCTCGCTACGGCGCGCTTACGGTTATAGCGAACAATGGCGAAATAGAGGAATTTGTGTACGCCGGCCTGACAGCCGAGCAGGCCAGCTGTATTGGCCATCCACCCACGGGAAGAGGATTGTTGGGTGCGATTAACCAAACAGCAGGGGTTACCCATGTTTCGGACATCTCATTAGACCCACGCCATACGGGATTTCCTGACGGTCATCCCCACATGCAATCCATGTTGGCCGCACCCCTTCGAGCCTCGGGAGAGCTTGTTGGGCGCGTTTATCTCTGCGATAAAGTAAACGGCGAACCTTTCACGGAGGAAGATGATGCCCTCGTCCGATACTTTGCTCTTGTGATAGCAAATGTCGTGCGTCGGCGACGTGACGAGCTTGCACGCATTCGCTTAGAGACTGAAAAAGATGTCCTGCGAAGTCTAACACATCAGTTGCTCACAGTGACATCCCTGCACGATATTATCCAAGTACTGGCGCACCACACAGCAAGCCTCTTGGGATACCACACGTTCGCCTACTTTGAGTATGATTCCTATCGGAGTGGGCTGCGTCTTCTCTTCCGGCAACAAAGCACCACGAACCCATCCACCGGCCGCGTTCTCGCAGAAGTTGCGGATACCATCATTTCATGTAATGAGACGTCCTTGTTGGAACCCCTTCTCGCCTGTTTTGCGGAGCCCGGCGATGCAGTGGATTCGAAAATCCGACAACACATTGGGCTTTCCGCCATGGAACGGCAGTGCTATCTGCGTGTGCCTTTGAGCCATGGGGGTGAACTCGTTGGGGTCGTTGTATTGATAAGCCAGAGCGGCCATAGATACCAACCCCATCATGTGGCAATGCTCCAAAGTCTCCTCGTCCCATGCACGATTGCGGCTATTCGCGTTCGTCGCGAAGCGGAGAACCGAATGGCGCAGGAAAAACTTGAGAAGGCACAGACTCGCTATCGCGCCATCCTACGGAGTACGCCACATGGCTTATGCATGCTGACTCCCAACTGGGAAATAAGCTTCGCAAACCACGCCTTTCACATGCTGTTTGATCCAGACTTAACAACAACCCACGACGTGATCGGCACAAGCCTTGAGGCCCTCTTCCCCGTACATGAGGACTTTGAAACATTTGTCGCGCAGGCCCAAGCAGAAATGGAGAAAGTGGGACGCTATTGCTGCGATACCACACTCGTCTGCCGATCCGGTGCACAGATCCAAGTCGAAATCTCTATCGTCCCGTTGGATCCGAAGAGAGCGGAGGGCGGCTATGTCGCGACATTCACCGACGTAACTCAGCGGGCAATCCAAACGGAGGCACTTCGTCGCGAACGCGATTTCAGCCGTATGATCTTGGATACGGCGAATGTCCTCGTGTTTGTGGTGGATCGAACAGGGCGAATCCGTCGTTTCAACCGTAGCTGTGAAGCGGTGACGGGCTGGCGAGCCGAGGACGTTCTTGGCATGAACTTCATCGCCCTTTTCTTGCGCGGAGATGAAGATGCTGCTTTGTCCTCCGCAACTTTAGACGAAGTCCTGCATGCTCTTTTTCCAACAAATGGAGAACTAACCCTTATATCTCGCACTGGGGAGCCTCGTGTCATTCGCTGTAAAAGCTCGGTACAGGTGGACAAAGATGGGCAGGTTGCCCACGTCATCTGCATTGGGGAGGATCTAACGGAGAGTCGCCGGGAGGCTGCGGATCGACGGGAGCTCGGTGAGTTAGCGATGGCGCTTGCTCCCTGTCAATCGGTTGCAGAAATGGCTGCCGAGCTACCCTTCCTTCTTTTCAGACGGTGGAATATCTCTCATGTCTTTTTATGGAGTCGCGACCCATTCAGTTTTGAGTTTGTCTTGGAGGCGGCAACCCTTCCACAGCCACTCAATGATGTGATGGCTGTTCTCTCTGATCTTGTGAAGCAAGACGGGCTTCTCACTCAGCTTACGGCTGGGGACGCAATCCTAAAGCGGATACGGGAGCATGCTGACGTGGCTTCGATAGCATCAGTCTTAGGAGATACGAAAACAACCAGCCCAGCGATACTTTTTATCCCCCTGATTGTGCGCGACTCTCTTAGCGCAATTGTTGGAATTCTCAGCCCTTCGTGCCAGCACCTAACTGTTCGCGATCTTGATTATGCCCGCCGGACGGGAATTGTCCTCGCGCGAGTCTATGAACGTCTGCGCACGGCAGAGACAAACAACCTCTTAACCGCTGCCGTTGCACAGTCGCCTGAGGCGATCGTCCTGACCGACCGACTGTGGAGGGTCTATTACGCCAATCCTGCATTTGAAGGTCTAATCGGTCAGGGAACTGAGAAACTCCTTGGGCGAGACATTCGTGAAATTCTCCCCCCGGGCGACTTGCCGATAGAGAATTACAAACGTTATGAAGAGTCGTTGCATGCAGACCGCGGAGTGTTCGAAAATGTCTGCTTTCACTTCCCCGGTCGTCCGGCCGTGGATATGCGGCTCGGGATAACACCCATCTATAGTCCATCCGGCCGCTTGCAATATTTTCGACTAAGTTTGATAGACCTGACCCGTCAGCTCGAAATGGAACGTCTCCTTCAACGTTCCCAGCGCATGGAGGCGCTTGGCTACCTCGCGGGCGGTATTGCACACGATTTCAACAACTTGCTCCACATTGCGACCGGCTACACCCAACTGGCTTTACGATTTGCCAATCCCAACGACGCTGTCCGCGAACAACTGGAAGGGATTCAACGAGTGATTCGTCGCGGAGCGGCGCTTACCAACCAGCTTTTAACCTTTAGCAAGGCGCAGATTGCAGAGCCGGCACTTTTGGATCTTTCTCATCAAGTGGAGCAAAGCTTACAGCTGATTCGCAGGGTGATCGGAGAGGACATAGTGGTGGAGGCGGACCTTGCGAAGGACCTGCCGACGGTGTTGCTGACGCCAGCCCATCTCGATCAGGTGGTCATGAACCTTGCCTTGAATGCCCGGGATGCGATGCCGAGCGGCGGAACGCTCCGGATTACCTCCGAGCTGTCGTTTCACGGGCCACCGGGGCGGGAGCAAGATCCGGCGAGCCGGTGGGTCGTTCTGAGTGTCTCTGATACAGGGCTGGGGATGAGCCCAGAAACGCTCGAACACATTTTCGAACCATTTTTCACGACGAAGGGTGTAGGGCAGGGTACGGGTCTTGGCCTATCGACCGTTTACGGCATTGTGAAGCAGGCGGGAGGAGAGATAACGGTGGATAGTCAACTTGGGAAGGGCACGACATTCCGGGTGTTCCTCCCCGTGGTAGAGATTGCGCCCAACAAATCGCCAGCAGACGAAACGGTGATGCCCTCCCCGCCGCCCCCTGAAAAGGAGGCGATCACAGTACTGCTCGTCGAAGACGATCCGGATGTTCGCGCGCTCACGCGACTTATGCTTCTTTCGCGAGGCTACGCAGTGATCCCAGCAGAAAATGGGAGAGTAGCGCTCGACATGATGAGCAAAATGAATGGCAATGTGGACATCGTCCTCAGTGATGTCGTGATGCCTGAAATGGGGGGACTTGAATTTGGTAGGGTCTGCCGACAACTTCACCCGGATTTGCCCTTCGTATATATCAGCGGCTATCCAGCTACAGAGATGGAACAATTAGCAACAGTCACCCCGCATTTTCTTGCCAAACCCATCGAGGCGGAAGAGTTGGACCGGAAACTCCGGCTCGCATTGTCCCTCGCCAACTTCTGA
- a CDS encoding GDP-mannose 4,6-dehydratase, whose translation MCHLACKNVLICSSHRESTRNHIRLIFGCVSVRQVREITLQTCEWSVSKRALVLNLWHEKEIRELMSKKKALITGVTGQDGYYLAEFLHSKGYEVYGLIRRSSQNIEQRLGKIAEFVRVEHGDLTDSLSLREVLSRVQPDEIYNLAAQSHVAWSFKTPESTFDITGAGCLRLLEAMRQTSPHSKFYQASSSEMFGQVKEVPQTENTPFHPRSPYGVAKVAAYWATVNYREGYNLFTCNGILFNHESERRGEEFVTRKISLGVARIKLGLQDKLHLGNLEAKRDWGYAPEYVRAMWLMLQQDEPDDYVIATGETHSVREFCEIAFSHVGLDYRDYVVEDPQFYRPAEVNLLIGDASKARKKLGWKPEVTFEQLVRRMVDADLENQKRLLKQASA comes from the coding sequence ATGTGCCACTTAGCGTGCAAGAACGTTCTCATTTGTAGCTCGCACCGAGAGAGCACGAGAAACCACATCCGCTTGATTTTTGGTTGCGTGTCCGTTCGTCAAGTCCGTGAGATAACGCTACAGACGTGCGAATGGAGTGTTTCCAAGCGTGCGTTGGTGCTCAATCTGTGGCACGAGAAAGAGATTAGGGAGCTCATGAGCAAGAAAAAGGCATTGATCACTGGTGTTACGGGTCAAGACGGCTATTACTTAGCCGAGTTTTTGCATTCGAAGGGTTACGAGGTTTACGGCTTGATACGACGATCCAGCCAGAACATCGAGCAGCGGCTTGGGAAAATCGCCGAATTCGTGCGTGTAGAGCACGGAGATCTCACGGACAGCCTTTCGCTCCGCGAAGTGCTCAGCCGGGTACAGCCGGATGAGATTTACAATCTTGCAGCGCAGAGCCATGTGGCTTGGAGCTTCAAGACGCCCGAGAGCACCTTCGATATCACGGGGGCGGGGTGTTTGCGTTTGCTCGAGGCGATGCGCCAGACCAGCCCCCATTCAAAATTCTATCAGGCCTCAAGCAGCGAGATGTTTGGTCAGGTGAAAGAAGTCCCGCAGACCGAGAACACGCCATTTCACCCCAGAAGCCCGTACGGCGTGGCAAAGGTCGCTGCCTACTGGGCTACCGTTAACTATCGGGAGGGCTACAACCTCTTTACCTGCAATGGAATTCTGTTCAATCATGAGAGCGAGCGACGGGGCGAAGAGTTTGTGACCCGCAAGATTTCTCTCGGTGTGGCACGGATCAAGCTTGGGCTTCAGGATAAGCTCCACTTGGGAAATCTGGAAGCAAAGCGCGATTGGGGCTATGCGCCAGAATACGTTCGGGCAATGTGGCTCATGCTCCAGCAGGATGAACCAGACGACTACGTAATCGCGACGGGCGAAACCCACTCGGTGCGAGAATTTTGCGAGATTGCGTTCAGCCATGTCGGACTCGACTACCGGGACTATGTCGTTGAAGATCCTCAGTTTTACCGCCCCGCAGAGGTCAACCTGTTGATTGGCGACGCCAGCAAAGCTCGCAAGAAACTGGGGTGGAAACCCGAAGTGACGTTTGAGCAACTCGTGCGACGGATGGTTGACGCGGATCTCGAGAATCAGAAAAGACTTCTCAAGCAAGCCTCTGCCTGA
- a CDS encoding Phospho-N-acetylmuramoyl-pentapeptide-transferase, protein MLYHLLDYLHRHQYAYVYVNPFQFTTFRAAVTLICALLISWLIGPRVILMLRALKAGQPIRVITVKGAPNLADMHGKKAGTPTMGGILIIISTLIPVFLFCDLLNPLVWLLVLVIFGFGSLGFLDDFLKVTKRNSDGLSARNKILFQILLGLFVGFYLYYFGHTDVLPVKYAYREAGGTQVGPYRGYEYLLVPFLKRVYPYLGAFFLLYTVLVLTATSNAVNLTDGLDGLCIGTTTIVAMTYLVFTYVACSEALATKLMFPHIPRADEVVVFLGALIGGCLGFLWYNAHPAEVFMGDTGSMALGGVVGTVALITKQELIMLIVGGIFVAEAASVIIQVSWYKLTGKRVFLMSPLHHHYERKGMHEAKIITRFWIVAGLLALIGLSSLKLR, encoded by the coding sequence ATGCTCTACCATTTGCTTGATTATCTGCATCGCCACCAGTACGCTTACGTGTACGTGAACCCATTTCAGTTCACGACTTTTCGCGCAGCCGTGACGCTCATCTGTGCCCTTCTGATTTCATGGTTGATTGGGCCACGCGTCATCCTGATGCTGCGCGCTCTCAAAGCGGGGCAGCCCATCCGCGTTATCACTGTCAAAGGAGCGCCGAACCTTGCCGACATGCACGGCAAGAAAGCCGGAACACCTACTATGGGCGGGATTCTCATCATTATTTCAACGCTCATCCCTGTGTTTCTTTTCTGTGATTTGCTGAATCCACTTGTCTGGCTCCTGGTTTTGGTGATTTTCGGATTCGGAAGTCTTGGATTTTTGGATGATTTCCTCAAAGTCACCAAGCGCAACTCCGACGGGCTGAGCGCACGCAATAAGATTCTTTTTCAGATCCTTCTCGGTCTTTTCGTGGGGTTCTACCTCTACTACTTTGGCCATACTGACGTCCTACCTGTGAAATACGCTTACCGCGAAGCAGGGGGCACCCAAGTTGGTCCCTATCGTGGCTATGAGTACTTGTTGGTGCCTTTCCTGAAAAGGGTATATCCGTATCTTGGGGCCTTCTTTCTCCTCTATACGGTTCTCGTTCTCACGGCCACATCGAATGCGGTGAATCTCACGGACGGACTGGATGGTCTGTGCATTGGCACCACGACGATTGTCGCCATGACCTACTTAGTGTTCACCTACGTGGCATGCAGCGAAGCACTGGCGACAAAGCTCATGTTTCCTCACATCCCACGTGCAGACGAAGTGGTGGTGTTCTTGGGAGCTCTCATCGGAGGGTGCCTTGGATTCTTGTGGTACAACGCACATCCTGCCGAAGTATTTATGGGGGATACCGGCTCCATGGCCCTTGGCGGAGTTGTAGGAACGGTGGCTCTGATCACCAAGCAAGAGCTCATCATGCTGATCGTCGGTGGCATCTTTGTGGCCGAAGCGGCCTCTGTCATCATTCAGGTTTCGTGGTACAAGCTTACGGGCAAACGTGTTTTCCTGATGTCGCCTCTCCATCACCATTATGAGCGTAAGGGGATGCACGAGGCCAAGATTATCACGCGGTTCTGGATCGTTGCGGGGCTTCTGGCCCTGATCGGCTTAAGTTCACTGAAGCTGCGGTAG